One Mugil cephalus isolate CIBA_MC_2020 chromosome 8, CIBA_Mcephalus_1.1, whole genome shotgun sequence genomic window carries:
- the LOC125012293 gene encoding coiled-coil domain-containing protein 158-like isoform X4, whose protein sequence is MSSVLFPDSDELDRRTKETERLQKEVENATREVLERFGCTYDNNRSLGQDDSLGDPYILSSHQQAMPLVCGLDNLNQELAQSDVPSPGDEMLENAVDDYLQQLSDLKLNKPEQETSNPQKAIMNLQTRLHKVQNEKDMLSELRLKDSKKHVDQMEKMSCMLEELQNIKRLGSQSLQETEDEALALNSKVETLQQTPREVYHTLYEKQYGHICSKPMHQSPAVKVYEDLNDTDTVQEKPFLSHKQLGCEDFSGLNEQETLAEKQMSLHRCQISELDWTLPSHKDKMCCLEQQLIEVQTHLFNTQREKDGALHQTKELQTQLEQLKRCYELQQCEVHEEVTVLRGQLEVAREQLNKAEEDKTCLQALLELKVQEGRQSQELLQEKNEELRFRQQEALEHLTKLEETQSQCKTLQAEQEELKLKLNDREKTIDVLRMETESSVQITVQHRHTIDSLHQENSLLSNQLNQHKLEIQQLRAEIDQHKSDLAVVKHERRQLQASLTEKSQRVREDALEKRQLTAQLELLRMQLLTLTNEHKELQQVHSCKNEEHEGVVLKLQSQLRNAHDELDQMRSTLKTLVGADGHGLHVALDMQKEITAKRDQVDSLQGTIQYLKENMDKLHQEKRYQHMEAQRQLRELTFVKEEKRQLINELEALCSNDKQLRGRISELEAILHKMSESFANCQDFTQLQEQEFFRLKLQHALDLKELQGQNLCTAINPPDLYSVAPSTHTNPSSPQHACNTQIKSNRQQKSPARKLRSLVRELQGVISENLSPHTVNNGSASGRSFHGRRSAPEREHTTTHSSEKAEEVMSVSRLWPEICSSEPHSHKTAETSATVINKSSSESHAIWSPVKYNSSQQLFSLGRRSPVHSLLTSDPAS, encoded by the exons ATGAGCTCAG TTTTATTCCCTGACAGCGATGAGCTTGACAGACGCACCAAAGAAACCGAGCGATTGCAAAAAGAAGTGGAAAATGCAACCAGAGAAGTTTTGGAGAGGTTTGGCTGCACATATGACAACAACCGCTCATTGGGACAAG ATGATTCACTAGGAGATCCCTACATTCTTTCATCACACCAGCAGGCAATGCCTCTGGTCTGTGGTCTCGACAATTTAAACCAGGAGCTGGCACAAAGCGACGTCCCCTCTCCTGGAGATGAGATGTTGGAAAATGCAGTAGATGACTATCTTCAGCAACTTTCTGACTTGAAGCTTAACAAG CCTGAACAGGAAACTTCCAATCCACAGAAAGCTATCATGAACCTTCAGACTAGGCTACATAAAGTCCAGAATGAGAAGGACATGCTGTCTGAGCTGAG GCTCAAGGATTCGAAAAAACATGTTGATCAGATGGAAAAGATGTCGTGTATGTTGGAAGAGCTTCAGAACATCAAAAGGTTGGGAAGCCAGAGTCTGCAAGAGACAGAAGATGAAGCGTTGGCACTCAACAGTAAAGTGGAAACACTCCAACAGACTCCAAGAGAGGTGTACCACACACTGTACGAGAAACAATATGGACACATCTGTAGTAAACCTATGCATCAATCTCCAGCTGTTAAGGTGTATGAGGATCTCAACGACACAGATACAGTACAGGAAAAACCGTTTTTG TCACACAAACAGCTTGGTTGTGAAGACTTCAGTGGACTAAATGAACAAGAAAC ACTTGCAGAGAAGCAGATGTCTTTGCACCGGTGTCAGATCAGTGAACTTGACTGGACTCTCCCCAGCCACAAGGATAAG ATGTGTTGCCTGGAGCAGCAACTAATTGAGGTTCAGACTCATCTGTTTAACACccaaagagagaaagatggagcaTTACACCAGACAAAGGAGCTTCAGACCCAGCTTGAACAACTTAAG AGGTGCTATGAGCTGCAGCAGTGTGAGGTCCATGAGGAGGTAACAGTCCTTAGAGGACAGCTGGAGGTGGCCAGGGAGCAGCTAAACAAAGCTGAGGAGGATAAAACCTGCCTGCAGGCCCTGCTGGAGCTGAAGGTTCAAGAGGGGAGGCAATCCCAGGAACTccttcaggaaaaaaatgaggaaCTTCGGTTCAGACAGCAAGAAGCCCTGGAG CATCTTACCAAGTTGGAGGAGACTCAAAGTCAGTGCAAGACCCTGCAGGCTGAACAAGaggaactgaaactgaagctgaatgACAGAGAGAAGACAATAGATGTTCTGAGGATGGAAACAGAGAGCAGCGTCCAGATAACGGTTCAGCACAGACACACCATCGACAGTCTTCACCAGGAAAATAGCCTCCTCAGCAACCAGCTCAACCAACACAAGCTAGAGATTCAGCAGCTCAGG GCTGAAATAGACCAGCATAAGTCAGACCTGGCTGTTGTGAAGCATGAGAGGCGACAGCTACAGGCCTCTTTGACTGAGAAGAGTCAGCGTGTCCGAGAAGACGCCCTAGAGAAAAGGCAGCTCACTGCACAGCTAGAGCTGCTGCGCATGCAGTTACTAACCCTTACTA ATGAGCACAAGGAGTTACAACAGGTCCACAGCTGTAAGAATGAGGAGCATGAGGGTGTGGTGCTGAAGCTCCAGAGTCAGCTAAGGAACGCCCATGATGAGCTAGATCAGATGAGGAGCACCCTGAAGACCCTTGTGGGAGCAGATGGACATG GTCTCCATGTAGCCTTGGACATGCAGAAGGAGATCACTGCTAAAAGAGATCAGGTTGACTCTCTGCAAGGCACAATCCAATATCTGAAGGAGAACATGGACAAGCTGCACCAG GAGAAGCGCTACCAGCACATGGAGGCCCAGCGTCAACTCCGGGAGCTTACGTttgtcaaagaggagaagagacagCTTATCAATGAGTTGGAGGCCCTTTGCTCCAATGACAAACAGTTAAGGGGCCGCATCAGCGAGTTGGAGGCGATACTTCACAAG ATGTCAGAGAGCTTTGCAAACTGTCAGGATTTCACACAACTACAAGAGCAAGAGTTTTTCCGTCTGAAACTTCAACACGCACTGGACTTGAAG GAGCTCCAGGGTCAAAACTTGTGCACAGCTATAAACCCGCCTGATCTCTACTCCGTGGCCCCATCAACACACACCAACCCATCCTCCCCCCAGCATGCCTGCAACACCCAGATCAAG TCAAACAGGCAGCAGAAAAGCCCGGCCCGCAAGCTCAGGTCTCTCGTCAGAGAACTGCAAGGAGTGATTTCGGAGAATCTCAGCCCACACACCGTTAACAACGGTTCTGCCTCTGGCAGAAGCTTCCACGGAAGGAGGTCTGCACCGGAGAGAGAGCACACAACCACACA CAGTTCTGAGAAGGCTGAAGAAGTAATGTCTGTCTCCAGACTGTGGCCAGAGATCTGTAGCAG TGAGCCGCATTCCCACAAGACAGCTGAGACAAGCGCGACAGTGATCAACAAGTCCTCCAGTGAGA GTCATGCTATCTGGAGTCCAGTGAAGTATAATTCCTCACAACAGCTTTTCTCACTGGGGCGCAGGTCCCCCGTCCACtctctcctgacctctgacccagCCAGCTAA